Genomic window (Apis cerana isolate GH-2021 linkage group LG1, AcerK_1.0, whole genome shotgun sequence):
taaataaattatatttaagtataatataacattaacaaCAGAAACaagtatataaaacaaataaagttCCGAtcctgaaaaattaaatgtgtttgatacaaataataaagtaatatatatttgtaaaatacacaaaaatgtattacaagtaaaaaaaatagttttattttttatgtatatcaatacatgtataataatagacctactatttatctttgaatggaatttaataccttttttattattgaatagaatttaatacctTTTTTATCATTGCAAGTGCATATTGTagcacattttaaaaatataaataaatctttgtttgaaaattttttatacatccaatattttatattcaaatttttatgtaatttataaataaaaaaattaaacaataaatatgcaaacaatatttttccccTTTAcatacttatttaaaatttacttatataaagacaaatttttttcaataagtaaaatgttatatatgaagaaacaacaaaaatataacaaaagaattatcagtcatttttgcaaatatatctttcctgattaacataatatatatgtataatatgtataatataaaaaatatcttaattgtaggtgataataaaatttacaaattcaattttgataaaatttaaatgatttggaGGTTTTACATATGACTAGTAAAATTTGTTGACAATTATTTacgataattaatacattcgtGTGAATAaccatttgataaaattagtaaataatatatgattttataagttgtatataacaaacaataatttgatatgccatccattattccattattctcCAGTTTAGCAGGTCCTGATTCCTTTGAATATAAACACATAGAATGCTgaatgaaagatttaaaatagtaGTTCCCcttgatgaaatttatcgtAGAACATCCCTACAACTGGCAGCTCCAAGAATCTAAAATAGTAGTGGTATTTGACAAGAAAAAGCAAAGGAACCAaggtaaaattgtatttagtATTGTTATAATAGTGTATATGTGTACGTAGaccatcatatatatatatatatatatatcatattctctTGCATACATAATAGATAAAACAATTCATAAACAATAGAAACGAATTTTAGCTGTCTTTACAGccattatacttataattttcctAATCCACTAAAGATAAATGTTTCATGAATGAACCAgtgaaacataaataatgacaTATTGAAATAAGTATCTAAATGTTTTTCTTATGAATACATTggtaaagataatttttagtatttttaacgataaatggGAAGCATAATATGGGTATATTGTTGCAGATTCCCCGTTCCTGTTTCTGACCTGCTGCTTCACCTGCCAGTTTGAATTTATGTTACAATCAGGTGTTATGGaacaaaaatacatacaatagTATAAGTAGAACACAAGTAGACATCatgttaatatcatattataatgtgTTAAATTTCTGGCATTTCACgttacttaaaattaaaaccatGAGTATCCTacaatatgtatatctatgtatataaaaaacacaaaatatagtataaatagaACATAGTTGGTTCTAGTGgcatttttcaaaagtttatgGATTTTGCGAAGCGATCaactattgtaattttattgtaaacagTATATGAAGTTACAGCAGGCATTAACCGCATCCCGATGGGAAACTATCTGAAAACTATctgaaataaacaaataattataataaaacacatgaagtgtataaatataaatatactttcaaaggtgtaaaatatattattttaatatttaaataaaacattaaaatatcatagatttatcatttttataaatatttaattccctgaaaatatcaataattatcagCATGGTATGatatttccttcttcttacaccattgatttttaaatataataaacagtaAATATCAagccaatataaatataagtgatTGAAtacaataacatataaataattatatatacaaataattatatttggaaatatatgtgacctgaataaaaaagatatattttgtttagtcataacttattttatactttaaatatttatatataagaagaaatatataatatatacaatattcatgaaatatgaattattgtacttgcttttttataaaaaatatatataatttaaatattttttattaaactattttgcTTTTCATttgttaagaattaaaaaataatcaatctttttcaattatcaattctataatttcttcaaatttaaaattaatttaaaattaatatttatatctgaatttcatgaatatttttctggataatttaataattagtaattgcaaacatttaaaatataattttaataattataatttcatataactatatttcatatactttagatattttaaaatatttaaaaattgtttttattacacTCAACTTTACATTgacttaatataaatgaatatttagaaaaaattgtatgatataaaagaaataaaaaaaataaataataataaaaactcttaaatcattaatattaaaataattttaagtaatttaaaataatattaaaaagatttgaaagtaaattttacatatagcCTCAtcatattactaaaataaaatttcaatatcatacaattttctaattcatatttgtttatttatgatatgtaaaaataaatacttacagCTAATATTTTTCCTGATGGAAGTTTAACTTTCTGTATTCGTTTGTGAATAAGGATAGTTCTGATAGCCCGTTGGGAAAGACGGATTTTGTTGACCAGTTTGTGGCTGTGTGGTAGAACCAGCTCCTGCTGCATAATAACCCGTAGGAGTTGAACTAGCATTTATTGTTGGATAACTACCATAAGTTTGTGGAAATGTATTAGGAGTCCCACTTGTTGGACCGGATTGACTTTGTATACTTTGTTGTATTTGTTGTTGAGCAATTTGATTGTTTTGTATTCCCAActaacagaaataaaatatattattttaatatttttttacattataatcaattgtattaattttttttacaaatatttttaattaatatacctTGCCTGCTTTCATTTGAGCTTCTATAGCTTctgcttcttttattttaccaATACTTCTATAATACTCTGCCCATTGTGCACTATAATCGGCTTGACCGCCATTCTGTGTTGCTCCCgtctgttgttgttgttgtgtttgttgttgttgttgttgagtAGATCCAGCAGCATTAGGTGTTGATGTATTAGATTGATTCTGTGTAtttcctatatataaaattaattaatttatacttaagtaatttatatttatatcaattaaattaaatttaattaataaaattgtttaatttttatatctttatatagaaaattttttacctgATTGTTGATTGTGATCTTGTTTTCCTTGTTTTGCTTGTTGTTCGATCATATCTGCTTCTCTATGCATACCTAGTGATCGATAATATTCTGCCCATTGTGCACTATAATCCGGTTGTCCCGTTTGTGGATTTACTTGAACAGGTGTTTGACTTGCagtatcttaaatataataaaattaaatatatatatgatatatatatttttaattattatatttatgttatcttAATGTAAACATACTTGTATCAGTAGACTGAGGTTGACTTGGCCAAGCTTGATAAGCTGTTCCTGCATTCCATGTTGGATTATATCCAATTGCTCCTTGTGTACCAGTAAATGAAGTATTAGCTGGAgcctttgatttaatttatattaatgagaaaaattaataaataataatttctttatattttttatatttaaaaattatgtaaatttattatatatttatatttaccatGCCTAATTTTTcactaaatattctttttgcaTGTTCCACTTGTTCGGGATTTCCacgaattatgaaaattttctcgttttcaTTACTTTGATTTCTTCTATCTAATTCACAATGTGCTCCAGTTTGctgatttatttgtttaatggTTTCACCAcctaaaataatgaaaataaatatttaaatgtttattaaaaatatttatatattaaatcttacttatatatttatgaatataattttaccttTTCCAATAATGATACCACATTTTGAAGATGGAACAGTAAATGtcgtttctattttatcttgcATAGGACCTCCTTGACGTCTATCCCATCCACCATATTCATTTGGATTTCGATTATTGCTAAATCCATTGCCTCTTGGACCACTTCTTGTTCCCATATTACTTCTACCATCATCTcttctctatataaatatttaataataatatttaataataataaaaaaatacaaataaaaataatgatttttataaaatataatatcacgaaatgataaaaaaaaatatatttaccatTACACTATCAATAAGTTCTTGAATACGTTGACGCACTTGTTCTACAGCTTGATGCTTTCCAGATACTATACATTTTCTATCCCCAGGACCATCTTCTCGCCCTTGTTGGAATTGAACTCTTGCTCCAGTTTCtgcttgtatttttttaatcatatctcCTCCTTTACCAATAACAACACCTACAGCAGCTCTTGGAACAAGtacctaaaaaattaataaatataatatttattcatataaatataaaacaaatagtttttaaatattatagaatattatagaattgtatagaaattagtaatatttgtaaaaagtaTGTTATACCTCTACTCCATCAGTGGTTCCAGAACcatgattaaaattactatCATTTGAGTAATTTCCACTCCTATCACTCCCTCTTGAACCTCTATGAAACATTTGCATTTCTTTTTCAGCTATTAATTCATATACTAATTGTTTGGCATATTCAACCTTTTGAGGATCACCAGTtatcctataaaaaaaaagaagagtttataactttaataaatttaaaaattttttgcaacaaTAATGACtcagaatttataataaattagttagaaattataattaatgttaccTTAAAGGTTTTTCTTGTTCTTGAGAAGGGCCTTCTTGTATAACAACCATTTTTGCTCCAGATTTTTCTTGAAGttgttttattgtttctcctccttttccaataattaagcCAACTTTTGGTCCAGGAATCATTATTTCAACAAATCCTGGATGACCCATCATTCCTCCACTACTTCCACTCATATCGCCAATTCCTTCAGTTCTACTTCTTTGATTTACAATTGATAATACCAATTCTTTAGCTCGACTGAAACACACACAATTTAAATGtgcaatgtaatattaaataatgctgAAGTttgaatataatctattaatatacAGTAATGTAATTTGTTTGCAACACATGATGTGATGTCTACTGTGTGCCAAGATATAAGTCATGAATGtcacattattttttgtttgacAAAGAGTTATTTCTTaagtgtataataaaattaaatttcatgttAAAATGTTGTAGGCTTAATTATAagcagatttaaataaataaaaattcaatttctcttcttGTTGCGAATAACACGTCCCCATGCATATCCtatcctccttccttccttctttctctccataTCCTATTGAAAGCAAAAAACTATTagtaagtataaaattattaaattaaaagccacaacttatttataaattttcaatgagaAAATATTCTGAAGCATATGTAAAGTCAAGTACGAGCCCGCTATTCGCATCCAGGAGCTAAGTAAAGATTCTGTAAAACATTTGAGAATTTCAATATGCAAAAGCATGTAAcctacatttaaaaaatgcatgTTAACATGAAGTGATAGCATATGGAGTATACTAAACACACGCAAACTATATTTCACCAGTACTATTTGTGCTTAAAGCACATTTTCTAACAAATACAGTTAGTGTATAGAAagcattatatcatatataacaaCACCACaacgtaaattttaaaatgaaatagttgATACTTTCAGGTGTTtctagaaaattttacaatgaaaCTAGGtggataatttgttatttaagtaaataataatcaatctaatcaattttttatatatcaaatataaggAGGATAGCAGGTTTGTTTTCCTGTACatgtgtttataatatatatacacatatatgtagatatctatatatatgaacatatataattcttttactttcactttctttgtgtatatacatatatacacacatatatatatatatatatatacatatatatatatgtctgcatatatatatacataagtaTATGCAcagatgtaaaatatatattttgcattatgAGTGTAATCAATAAGTGCCACTTGACATAAACCACGAAGTAATCCTTTTTTCTAGgcaaaattttgtaaagtGGAAATTGCATTGCAtacaaaatagttaaaattaacaaaataagaaGGGAAAAACAAGTTACTTGACAGCTTCTCGTGAACCAGTTAATGTGCAAACACGTTCAGGTAGTCCACTTTCTGATGCCATTTGTATTTTACATCCTGTTTCACTTTGCAATCTTGTTATCTGTTCTCCACCTCTGCCAATTACTGCAAAGATAgcattgttaattataataattcattcaaaaatattataataatttaattacatgtttaaattaaaataaattaattttactattatattcattatccaatatatgttattaatacatataatatcaatttatcatagtacatatcaattataaaatttatacaaaaatgaaaatataacaatattaaatatgaaaatgtaacataatattaaattataaattagaatttatggatttttatttaaatttaataaataaaaattaaaaatatttatatatttttaattaaatttttaaaaaatatatatatcaatatttacttACTCAAACCAACCATGTTATCTGGAACTCTGATATCTTCATTACAGATACCACCTACATTTCCTATTGGTCCTGATGAAGATCCTCCTTGTCCTGATCGTCCAGTTGGATTAATTGATTCCCCTAAAGAATTACTTCCTGCTGGGCCTCGAAGTCCTATCAATGGATCTGACACTAATGATGCCATTTTTTTTGCCTCAGGTTCTAAAATCATAATCccatatcaaaaattttatgtttattttttatttattattattttaagaaaaaatgcatatattctttttatatataaaaaaattataataatgtattaacatgattattttatgtacatcctatttctaaattaatatatcaaatttgataataaattttcaatatatatatatatgtacatatgcatatatataatattacctgATCCATCTTCAAGGGGACGTTTTAATTTAGCATCCTGATTATTTTGAGCACCAGCTGGGTTAATCTTTGCTGCTATCTAAACATAATcacattgaaattattgatagcttattattattataaatttaaataattaaacaaattataaaagaaaattattaattacaaaataattatttaaatttgatttaattattaaaataatcatataaatgtGTAAATTGTAGTAAATgtgaataacataatttaaaaaaaaaataaagcactatagattaaaatttattaaaattatgtaaatatatgtattataatattttatatatatatatatatacatatatatatatattaaaatagagtttatttcttgtattttttaagtacatagaacaaatattaaaataaaatattattcaaaagaaatgtagttattaatatatttacatttaattagatatttttatttgttgatgATTAAAGTCGACGTATGGTTTAACAAAAGTGTAAAGTGTTATGTGGcctacttataaaaatatcatttaatcataACCTATACCACACATTGATTTAGCATATTTACTTACTTGTTTTGCACGTTGCAAAGCTGCCGCAAATGCGGAGCTTTGACTAAAATTTTGAGGCGGAGCAACCGCTGAATAGTCACTCATGATGGAACATGAAGCAGGAATACGAATAAAACTACTCCAATATTCCTTTTAGCAAACTGCTATTAATAACCAATACTGTTTATTTAACTCTAATAtacaatgtttaaattatatttcacataaaatacaaatattttaacaaccTGCTTTGAAAATACACAATTGTTCAAAGCAAAACTTTATGAGTGAAAGAACTGTGCTTTCACAGAAAGAACAATACAGCGCAAGCGTCGgtcatagaatataaaattttgaagattggtaattatttcaaaattgaataatatttcaaatacatatatatacatatatatacatgctaAATAAGTGTagaaaagcaatttttttctataaaattaaaatttaaattaatttatttatatatgtttaaaatatataacgaatattatataatattttgtagttatatgtatgtattaaaattatgttatgttaaaaaaaaattaaaattaatttatatctattatgtttatttttttattttttaaaaaacataaaaaaaataaatttaaatttaacaaacctaaaagaaatatctattttaactaaaatagaaaaaataaatgtgttACTTTTTgaatacgtatttatatatttctacctcataaattcttaattctatGCATAAGTATATTTCTATGTATACTTATGaactaaaaatacatatatgactaatatataatgcttttaaacatataaatatataaattcaaaatagtatttcaaatttaattattaaatgcttatataaaaatgaaaatgaaataattccttataatataaatatatatatatatatatatatatatatatcgtgaacttttataaaaaaattactaatcatataaataggattgcaaatagaaaaataatttttaaaaatatatttattaataaaacaaaatataaatatactttttttattaataatttttttatataactatcaattaaaagataaatcaattaattatatttatatattcatgatatacataatcatatataataaatttttattgtgaaaatattataatatattagtattttctggaaactataatatatttttatgacatTCAACATATGAgagttaaaatttctaattcattttatttttaaaagataataattttttaaatgatttttcaaaatttatttttaaaaaataatatattatacttattaatatattatattaatatatttaaattattgtttttttttattttggatttgaaatattatgtaagtatatatgtgtaaacaGTGACAAAAATTTACATCATtgttcacatatatatatttttatagttttgttGTTATATGAACTTATATTGGATGATAAGATATGGCAAGTCAAAGAAtcactttaaataataattaatgtgaattttaaatgttttttgattaaaatattatatattttatgaaaaaatttatataataatggaaatatcaCGTTTACAACCTTGTATTCAATTACAACTTTcaaaagaagaattagaaaGTATTATTGATAAGGCTAAAGATTGGGCACTTATGCAtggtattaataaatatattaaatttattatttatcattattaaaaatgtataataataatttgaaatttatttatcaggtATAAGTATGCGATCAAaagtatcttttaataaaaatcaagtgCAAGTTTTACCATTTACTTTATTACCATCAAGCTTTcctagaaaaaattttgagaaagctaaaaatattcaaatattattgaatgaatTGATTCATAAAGTGGcacataataatgattttctaaCAGAGAGCTTAAAAAGGTATAAGATTAatcagatatttatttacatatatatatatatatgtatgtatatatacatataatagaaaatttttatatatttt
Coding sequences:
- the LOC107994933 gene encoding far upstream element-binding protein 3, with the translated sequence MSDYSAVAPPQNFSQSSAFAAALQRAKQIAAKINPAGAQNNQDAKLKRPLEDGSEPEAKKMASLVSDPLIGLRGPAGSNSLGESINPTGRSGQGGSSSGPIGNVGGICNEDIRVPDNMVGLIIGRGGEQITRLQSETGCKIQMASESGLPERVCTLTGSREAVNRAKELVLSIVNQRSRTEGIGDMSGSSGGMMGHPGFVEIMIPGPKVGLIIGKGGETIKQLQEKSGAKMVVIQEGPSQEQEKPLRITGDPQKVEYAKQLVYELIAEKEMQMFHRGSRGSDRSGNYSNDSNFNHGSGTTDGVEVLVPRAAVGVVIGKGGDMIKKIQAETGARVQFQQGREDGPGDRKCIVSGKHQAVEQVRQRIQELIDSVMRRDDGRSNMGTRSGPRGNGFSNNRNPNEYGGWDRRQGGPMQDKIETTFTVPSSKCGIIIGKGGETIKQINQQTGAHCELDRRNQSNENEKIFIIRGNPEQVEHAKRIFSEKLGMAPANTSFTGTQGAIGYNPTWNAGTAYQAWPSQPQSTDTNTASQTPVQVNPQTGQPDYSAQWAEYYRSLGMHREADMIEQQAKQGKQDHNQQSGNTQNQSNTSTPNAAGSTQQQQQQTQQQQQTGATQNGGQADYSAQWAEYYRSIGKIKEAEAIEAQMKAGKLGIQNNQIAQQQIQQSIQSQSGPTSGTPNTFPQTYGSYPTINASSTPTGYYAAGAGSTTQPQTGQQNPSFPTGYQNYPYSQTNTES